Sequence from the Tripterygium wilfordii isolate XIE 37 chromosome 10, ASM1340144v1, whole genome shotgun sequence genome:
attgccaCGTttacctccatctccaccaccatcgcaccttcacaatcatcttctttatAGGTACTTATGTGTCCATATGTTTTTGAGTGAATCTAGATATCCAAAAGTCTTTTTAAAAGTACCGGCTTGAAATTTTTCCCTAGATATTTAGTAGTGTACTTCCAAATTTTTGCCCAAATTTGAGGATGGGCTTGAGCCACTCTAGGCCTAAACTAGTTCTGCCCCTGCTAATAATATTGTTGTTGAATTGCCCCTAGCTAATCCTCAACATACCATAACAAAATCAAGGTACcaaactttgataatttggtgtGGGACTGTTCATGATTTGAGTATCAACGCTAAACATTTGTGGGTAATTCGAGGTTTAATCTTGTTAGCAAACTTGTTCGTCACAAGTCCGCGATATGAAAAAAATGTCAAGTGTTATTCACTTCATTGTGtcacatacatatatgcattaTTTCCTTTAAGCCACATAATGAAATGAAGGatttttaatttgttcattttgaaaGTACATTAAAATGCAACCAGCTTCCCCATACTTCATAgctttctctcttcttgttcTGAGATAAGTTTTATGATCACTTGCAATGTATCCAAGGCTATCCCTGCCACCAGCCTCTCTACTCATCAACTCATGTGCGTCCTTAGGCTTTATTCCAGCACTACGTACTAAATCAATGGCACAAGCTTGAACTTCAGAAATTTTTCTCTGCGATCTCATCATATATGTGGTTTGTGGAAGGTGAAGTTGATGATTATGTTCAGCGACAAAATCATATACTACATACTTACCACTTTCTCGTTTCAATCGAACAAGTAGCCTTGCATGACAATTTGTTCTTGTCTCATCTCTATGGCTGCTATGAACCCTGCGTTTATCTTCTAAACGGACACCATGTTTAGAACATACGAATCCCCTTGTTGTAACTTTTTCATCTAACTTGCTTCTATTTAAAAAACTCTTTCTTGTCGAGAATCCAACTTGTTTTCCATAATGGCACCaatgctcccaagcctcatcaaGTGTATCAAATTCCATGTCCATGTAAGGTGTCCAATCTTTCTCACTATTGACCATCATGTTCACAACCTGTAATATCATTAAGAAAACCACAAACCACTAAAAAATTGGATTTTCAAAGCAAAGGGGGATCTTGCACACTATATTACAATAAACTACACATAAATGAATATTATTTTGCTTCATACTATTTAATATAAAGGCTGAGACCCAcacaattgaaaaaaatttaataaaaaaacaaacctACAAgttttaggcaagggtgatggGACCCATGTCTTTTTGGCAAGAATCTCACGCCAAACCCAAAACGGTTCAAGAAAAAGCTCCATTTGAGGGCGGTTTCATTCTCAAATTTATGCCGTTCAGTGAGACGGTATCGCTCAGCTCTGCGGACCGCATCACCAAAAGCAGCCCTTGTAGCAAATGGGCTAGATGAATTGAGTGTGGAGTGGGCTAGAAGCAAGTGAACTTCACATGACAAATGGGCTTGTCGCAATCACGTGGATGGACACGATTGTAATTAACAAGTTGGGACAAATCAGATATGTAGaaactataaagaaaaaaaattcaaatatatctataaaaggaaaaaggaaaattca
This genomic interval carries:
- the LOC120007368 gene encoding protein FAR1-RELATED SEQUENCE 5-like; its protein translation is MVRKERVKSEKRQRRKREKIMLWKRREASGDRTTERGSHGCPFATRAAFGDAVRRAERYRLTERHKFENETALKWSFFLNRFGFGVRFLPKRHGSHHPCLKLVVNMMVNSEKDWTPYMDMEFDTLDEAWEHWCHYGKQVGFSTRKSFLNRSKLDEKVTTRGFVCSKHGVRLEDKRRVHSSHRDETRTNCHARLLVRLKRESVRSAGIKPKDAHELMSREAGGRDSLGYIASDHKTYLRTRREKAMKYGEAGCILMYFQNEQIKNPSFHYVA